From the Ensifer adhaerens genome, the window GTTCCACTTGATGAGCTTGTTGAGATAGGCCTTCGCGCCCTCGTCGAGCGGAGCCGGCATCCCGTCCTTGCCGATGTAGTTCGCGCCATAGGAAATCATCGGGCCGGTGATGCGGTGGCCCGAGCGGTCTATGGCAAATGCATAAGGCACCTGCTGGCTCTTGGCGACCTTCTCGGACGCCGCAACCCAGTCATCCCACGTCGCCTTCTCGCCCGGCAGCGCCACACCGGCCTGATCGAACAGCGTCTTGTTGACGAAACCGCCGGTCAGCGTGATCTGCGTCATGAAGCCCGGAATGATGTTCGAGCCGTCCGGCCGCATCCAGTCCATCTGGTCGCCATAGTTCTTCTTCCAGAAGTCCACATCCTTCAGATAGGGCGTGAGGTCCAGCCAGTATTGCGACAGCGACTTCAGGTTCGTGACACGCGCGATATCCGGGCCGTTGCCGGCCGCGAGCTGCACCGGCAGCTGTTCCTTGATCGTCGAATAGGCCACCTCGTCAACGGTCACCTTGATATCCGGATTTTCCTTCTGGAATTTGGCGATCAGGTCCTTGAAAACCTGCCCTTCGACGCCGTCCGAATACCACATGATACGCACGTCACCTGCAAAGGCTACCGTGCTCGACAGCAGTGCAAGACCTGCGGCTGCCAGAATGGAAATGCTCTTCATCATCGTCTCCTCCTTCGATGGACGGTTTCATCCGTCAATTGACCGGACCGCGGACCCTCCTCCGCCAGCCCGGCTTGTCTCACGCGGGGATCAGCCCCCGTGCGTCATGTTTCTTGCCTCACCCTCGACGCTCCAGTCGGCAGGATTCAGCACGCGGCCTTCGGCCTCGGTGCGACCGTCTGCATGGCAGAGCACCGTTCCGTATTCGGGGTCCTGGATAGTCAATACGCCGTCCGCGTCTTCCGAGATCGAAAGCCCGGCGAAGCGGCTGGCAAATTCGTGCTCCGATCCCTGATCGCCCAGACGGACGATCCAGGCGGTCCGGTGCCCGTCGATGCGAAGCTCGTTGCCGGCAGTCGGACCGGTTTCGACGTCCGCAAACGGGCTGCTACCCTTGAGCAGCACCATGCCCTGACCCGAGCGCGCCACGGCGACATCGCCCTTGACGGACGAGGTGTCGAATTCCTGGCGCGGGAACCAGGCGTGCGAGAAGCCCGGCTGTTCAGCCGCGCAGTTGAATATGAGAACGGCAAGGCCGCGATAGTGATGCAGGCGCGGCAGCGTGCCCGAACCGCCCCAATAGGACGGTCGGCCATAGCCGGAATGGATGGTCTCGCCCGGATGGTTGATCCAGATCTGCGCATCGGCATTCTCGCCGAGACGAAGCTGTAGCACGGTTTCCTGGTAACCCCATTCGTTCCAGCGGTAATGCGCCGCCGTGCCCATGGCGTAATGCGCGGTCTTGTAGTGATAGAGCTTGGCGATGCGGTTTTCGCCCTGCGCGAAGACCCATTCCTGACCTTCCGGCGAGCGCCAGTCGGCAACGGCGGCAAGCGCCGTCGGGATTTCCAGTCCATGATCGCGCAGCGAAATCGCCATCTGCGGCAGCGCATGAACGCGGCGGCCGTAATTGCCCTTACCCCAGATGAGGCGGGCAATGCCCGAGAGCTCCAGCGAGCCGGCCGCGCGGAGCGTATGCTCGTAGGAGCGGCCTTGCGCACCCGTCAGGATGCCATGATGGGCGGAACGGGCGACGATGGTGACGAGACGAACGATCGCCTTGCGGGCGCGCTCGCGCACGTCCTCATCGGGCGCCAGCGCGAAGAGCGCCGTCAGACCCTTGAGGTCGATGGGGAAATATGGCGCGGAGTTGAACTCGGCCATTTCCCATTTCTCGAAATGGTCTAGCCAGGCGCGGACGCGCTGGAGACCGATGGCCGACTGTTCCGCGCCGAGGCGGCCGGAGCGGACAAACCGCTCCTTCGGATGCAGCGCGCCGGCCAGATAGCAGGCCGTATGGAACAGCAGCGCATGGTTTTCGGAGAAATACCACTGCACGTCATTGCCCGGTTCATCCATCCAGTAGCGGTAGGAGAGAATGGCGCGGTCAATCTGCGCAACCACATCCGGGTCGATATGCTGGCCATATGCCGTGCGGCACCAGAGCAGTGGCACGAGTGCGAAGTCGGCGCAGTCGTGGCAGTCGACGATGGTCGGCAGGGTTGCGGCGATCATCGCGTCGGTCTTTGCGCCGTAGCGCCCGGAGGCGAGGCGCGCCAGCGCCATGACATTGTCCGGTTCGCCGAATTCGGAAATCTCGGTCAGCGTTTCGGTGATGCGGTCGGCAAGAGCCGAACTCGCTTCGCCCTGACGCTCGGCATGGCAGATTTCGACACCGAAGACTCGCGCAGCGGTGAAGCCATCCGCCGAGAGGCTGACATGGAAATGGCGAAAGTCGGAGGGAAGGGCAGAAGCCTCGCCCAGCGAAAGCCGGGTCTGGCCGGCATTGAGCGTCAGCGCGAGACGCATCGGCTCCTCGCGCGACATGAAATCGCCTTCGACCGTCACATGCGCTTCAGCCGAAACCGGCAGCGCAGCACCTGTCACCAGCGCCACGTCACCGGCGCGATACGCCGGCTTTTCGAAATGCATGTCGTCCAGCGCCGCTTCGATCGCGGCGGCAGTGGCGCCCTTGCCCGGAACCGGCAGCGCCTGCTGAGCGGAGGGACCGGAGACGTAGTCCATCTGGAAGAAATAGCGCGCATCGCGCTCGGCCAGATCGTCGAAGAAGACGGAAATCTCGTTGAGACCGGCTTTCAGCGAGACGGCGAAATCCTTCTTTGCTTCGAGGTTCCGGACATAATCGGCCATGAAGCCGATTTCCGCGCCATTCACGAAGAGAACAGCCCCGCCGCAGGTGCCGAGACGCAGGAGCGCTTCGCCGGCGATTTCCGCCTCGATAGCGGTCGTGGCCCATGTACCGATCACGGTCGGGCGGAACCAGAAGCCGGAGAGATCGACGCGCGGCGA encodes:
- a CDS encoding alpha-1,4-digalacturonate transport system substrate-binding protein; translation: MMKSISILAAAGLALLSSTVAFAGDVRIMWYSDGVEGQVFKDLIAKFQKENPDIKVTVDEVAYSTIKEQLPVQLAAGNGPDIARVTNLKSLSQYWLDLTPYLKDVDFWKKNYGDQMDWMRPDGSNIIPGFMTQITLTGGFVNKTLFDQAGVALPGEKATWDDWVAASEKVAKSQQVPYAFAIDRSGHRITGPMISYGANYIGKDGMPAPLDEGAKAYLNKLIKWNADGVSDKDVWVSASGTTYKPAADDFINAQVVMYYAGSWQIPNFMTKIGTNFDWVAIGSPCGPTACTGMPGGAGLVAMKDTKNPKDVAKVMDFLASTPVAKEFAERTLFLPSNKEVVAGGLDFKTDNKFAKEALNTFVKATTTTAPEALKLPGWKWSDTYYGALVSRIGQAMAGEMTADEAFKRIDSDIAEKVKAAK